From the genome of Brienomyrus brachyistius isolate T26 chromosome 8, BBRACH_0.4, whole genome shotgun sequence, one region includes:
- the LOC125747499 gene encoding zinc finger protein 512B-like isoform X1: MLGGGRPGGRTRMSPAAGDRRQGLEHSEEGPCEEAMDGRCGERPRPGSQELRPVPGAMLSQWREQFRSQARVRCPRPGCCLDFPSLYGLKYHYQRCLGAPPAERQSHHCPHCKGTFSTEARLRKHLAWSHPGWALRAPARLRFGAPELSPTRKTGGKRPTKSPNPIPGVPKVLKAQHTAHPAQNGERVPQTQPSSSSSSDSSSWTSASSGSESDSPSPLLPEAEEHEEAEDEEKDLERSRHRRKQKTPKKFTGDQPSISGTFGLKGLTQSEDRPKGRGAGADWNGFTQGCMRKTPPASHPEHPDGRGWPTLIERSRGPVRRPLPAHPRRTEVCQKLQDALSCSQCRRQFCSRAGLEFHTAVEHSDKNRCGREVEEVKVPVFQCQHCGKNYRSKAGRDYHLRSAHATATTSAAMGLKRQQPNEGREEGENLDDGGSEKEEQMEEEVEEEEHRDGSSTEEEEQPEPGDPKREGRCERIPTEEEEQATRLMSTEEEGRPEHVLTGGERRPELMLTMEEGRPEEDFGRTPSGRVRRRSAQVAVFHLQEIAEDELASDWGGRRHRRDDLVPDSRKLNYTRPRPLTLSPGTVERWRMELKEKGFICCPNTGCEAVYTSAAGLKAHLAGCEKGGGSAGKYTCLLCQKEFGSESGVKYHIGKTHSQNWFRSTNHPGPSSGSKGSQNGLKGAPESSATVKKRGRKPKERPPDGSDESEAGACSVRD; this comes from the exons ATGCTGGGGGGCGGCCGGCCAGGGGGGCGCACCCGCATGAGCCCAGCGGCAGGTGACAGGAGACAGGGGCTGGAGCACAGTGAGGAGG GTCCCTGTGAGGAGGCCATGGACGGCAGGTGTGGAGAGCGACCTCGGCCTGGGAGCCAGGAGCTGAGACCTGTCCCA GGGGCCATGCTGTCCCAGTGGAGGGAGCAGTTTCGCAGCCAAGCCCGAGTGCGATGCCCTCGCCCCGGCTGTTGTCTCGACTTTCCCAGCCTCTATGGCCTCAAGTACCACTACCAGCGCTGTCTGGGG GCACCGCCAGCAGAGCGCCAAAGTCACCACTGCCCACACTGCAAGGGCACCTTCTCCACGGAGGCTCGCCTGAGGAAGCACCTGGCCTGGAGCCACCCCGGCTGGGCCCTCCGTGCACCAGCACGGCTCAGGTTCGGGGCACCAGAGCTTTCACCCACCAGGAAAACCGGTGGAAAAAG GCCCACAAAATCCCCAAACCCCATCCCTGGGGTCCCAAAGGTTTTGAAGGCCCAGCACACAGCCCACCCAGCCCAGAATGGCGAGAGAGTGCCCCAGACCCAGCCGAGCAGCAGCAGCTCTTCTGACAGCTCGTCCTGGACCTCTGCCAGCAGTGGGAGTGAGAGTGACAGTCCCTCCCCACTTTTGCCGGAGGCAGAGGAGCATGAGGAGGCAGAGGATGAGGAAAAGGATCTGGAGAGATCGAGGCATA GAAGGAAacaaaaaactcccaagaagttCACTGGGGATCAGCCGTCCATATCCGGCACCTTTGGCCTGAAAG GACTGACCCAGTCGGAGGACAGACCGAAGGGCCGGGGGGCAGGAGCTGACTGGAACGGCTTCACCCAGGGCTGCATGAGGAagaccccccccgcctcccaccCCG AGCATCCTGACGGCCGGGGGTGGCCCACCTTGATCGAACGGTCCAGGGGTCCCGTGAGGAGGCCCCTACCAGCCCACCCGAGACGCACAGAGGTCTGCCAGAAG CTCCAGGATGCTCTCAGTTGTTCTCAGTGCCGGAGGCAGTTTTGCTCCAGGGCTGGGCTGGAGTTCCATACCGCCGTGGAGCACAGCGACAAG AATCGATGTGGCAGAGAAGTAGAGGAGGTCAAGGTGCCTGTCTTCCAGTGCCAGCACTGTGGCAAAAATTATAGGTCCAAAGCCGGCCGAGACTACCACCTGCGATCAGCACATGCCACTGCGACCACTAGTGCTGCCATG GGCCTGAAGAGGCAGCAGCCGAACGAGGGCCGCGAAGAAGGGGAGAACCTAGATGATGGGGGGAGTGAGAAGGAGGAGCAGATGGAGGAGGAAGTCGAGGAGGAAGAACATCGAGATGGCAGCAGTACGGAGGAAGAGGAACAGCCAGAGCCAGGAGACCCCAAGAGGGAAGGTCGGTGTGAGCGCATTCCgactgaggaagaggagcaggcgACAAGACTCATGTCAACAGAGGAAGAGGGGCGGCCTGAGCATGTGCTGACAGGGGGTGAGCGGCGGCCCGAGCTTATGCTGACCATGGAAGAGGGGCGGCCAGAGGAGGACTTTGGGAGGACGCCCAGTGGGAGGGTGCGGCGCCGATCTGCCCAGGTGGCCGTGTTCCACCTGCAGGAAATTGCAGAAGATGAGTTGGCCAGTGACTGGGGAGGACGAAGACATCGGAGGGATGACCTCGTCCCCGACAGTAGGAAG CTCAACTACACCCGTCCACGACCTCTGACCCTCAGCCCCGGGACGGTGGAAAGGTGGAGGATGGAGCTGAAAGAGAAGGGCTTCATCTGCTGCCCTAACACC GGCTGTGAGGCTGTCTACACGAGTGCGGCCGGCCTGAAGGCCCACCTGGCAGGCTGCGAGAAG GGAGGTGGCTCCGCAGGGAAGTACACCTGCTTGCTGTGCCAGAAGGAGTTCGGTTCAGAGAGCGGCGTAAAGTACCACATTGGGAAGACACACTCTCAG AACTGGTTCCGCAGCACTAACCACCCAGGCCCCAGCAGCGGGAGCAAAGGTTCGCAGAATGGCCTGAAGGGGGCGCCGGAGAGCAGCGCAACAGTGAAGAAGAGAGGCCGCAAGCCCAAGGAGCGACCACCAGATGGCAGTGACGAGTCGGAAGCCGGGGCCTGCTCAGTCAGAGACTGA
- the LOC125747499 gene encoding zinc finger protein 512B-like isoform X2, with protein sequence MDGRCGERPRPGSQELRPVPGAMLSQWREQFRSQARVRCPRPGCCLDFPSLYGLKYHYQRCLGAPPAERQSHHCPHCKGTFSTEARLRKHLAWSHPGWALRAPARLRFGAPELSPTRKTGGKRPTKSPNPIPGVPKVLKAQHTAHPAQNGERVPQTQPSSSSSSDSSSWTSASSGSESDSPSPLLPEAEEHEEAEDEEKDLERSRHRRKQKTPKKFTGDQPSISGTFGLKGLTQSEDRPKGRGAGADWNGFTQGCMRKTPPASHPEHPDGRGWPTLIERSRGPVRRPLPAHPRRTEVCQKLQDALSCSQCRRQFCSRAGLEFHTAVEHSDKNRCGREVEEVKVPVFQCQHCGKNYRSKAGRDYHLRSAHATATTSAAMGLKRQQPNEGREEGENLDDGGSEKEEQMEEEVEEEEHRDGSSTEEEEQPEPGDPKREGRCERIPTEEEEQATRLMSTEEEGRPEHVLTGGERRPELMLTMEEGRPEEDFGRTPSGRVRRRSAQVAVFHLQEIAEDELASDWGGRRHRRDDLVPDSRKLNYTRPRPLTLSPGTVERWRMELKEKGFICCPNTGCEAVYTSAAGLKAHLAGCEKGGGSAGKYTCLLCQKEFGSESGVKYHIGKTHSQNWFRSTNHPGPSSGSKGSQNGLKGAPESSATVKKRGRKPKERPPDGSDESEAGACSVRD encoded by the exons ATGGACGGCAGGTGTGGAGAGCGACCTCGGCCTGGGAGCCAGGAGCTGAGACCTGTCCCA GGGGCCATGCTGTCCCAGTGGAGGGAGCAGTTTCGCAGCCAAGCCCGAGTGCGATGCCCTCGCCCCGGCTGTTGTCTCGACTTTCCCAGCCTCTATGGCCTCAAGTACCACTACCAGCGCTGTCTGGGG GCACCGCCAGCAGAGCGCCAAAGTCACCACTGCCCACACTGCAAGGGCACCTTCTCCACGGAGGCTCGCCTGAGGAAGCACCTGGCCTGGAGCCACCCCGGCTGGGCCCTCCGTGCACCAGCACGGCTCAGGTTCGGGGCACCAGAGCTTTCACCCACCAGGAAAACCGGTGGAAAAAG GCCCACAAAATCCCCAAACCCCATCCCTGGGGTCCCAAAGGTTTTGAAGGCCCAGCACACAGCCCACCCAGCCCAGAATGGCGAGAGAGTGCCCCAGACCCAGCCGAGCAGCAGCAGCTCTTCTGACAGCTCGTCCTGGACCTCTGCCAGCAGTGGGAGTGAGAGTGACAGTCCCTCCCCACTTTTGCCGGAGGCAGAGGAGCATGAGGAGGCAGAGGATGAGGAAAAGGATCTGGAGAGATCGAGGCATA GAAGGAAacaaaaaactcccaagaagttCACTGGGGATCAGCCGTCCATATCCGGCACCTTTGGCCTGAAAG GACTGACCCAGTCGGAGGACAGACCGAAGGGCCGGGGGGCAGGAGCTGACTGGAACGGCTTCACCCAGGGCTGCATGAGGAagaccccccccgcctcccaccCCG AGCATCCTGACGGCCGGGGGTGGCCCACCTTGATCGAACGGTCCAGGGGTCCCGTGAGGAGGCCCCTACCAGCCCACCCGAGACGCACAGAGGTCTGCCAGAAG CTCCAGGATGCTCTCAGTTGTTCTCAGTGCCGGAGGCAGTTTTGCTCCAGGGCTGGGCTGGAGTTCCATACCGCCGTGGAGCACAGCGACAAG AATCGATGTGGCAGAGAAGTAGAGGAGGTCAAGGTGCCTGTCTTCCAGTGCCAGCACTGTGGCAAAAATTATAGGTCCAAAGCCGGCCGAGACTACCACCTGCGATCAGCACATGCCACTGCGACCACTAGTGCTGCCATG GGCCTGAAGAGGCAGCAGCCGAACGAGGGCCGCGAAGAAGGGGAGAACCTAGATGATGGGGGGAGTGAGAAGGAGGAGCAGATGGAGGAGGAAGTCGAGGAGGAAGAACATCGAGATGGCAGCAGTACGGAGGAAGAGGAACAGCCAGAGCCAGGAGACCCCAAGAGGGAAGGTCGGTGTGAGCGCATTCCgactgaggaagaggagcaggcgACAAGACTCATGTCAACAGAGGAAGAGGGGCGGCCTGAGCATGTGCTGACAGGGGGTGAGCGGCGGCCCGAGCTTATGCTGACCATGGAAGAGGGGCGGCCAGAGGAGGACTTTGGGAGGACGCCCAGTGGGAGGGTGCGGCGCCGATCTGCCCAGGTGGCCGTGTTCCACCTGCAGGAAATTGCAGAAGATGAGTTGGCCAGTGACTGGGGAGGACGAAGACATCGGAGGGATGACCTCGTCCCCGACAGTAGGAAG CTCAACTACACCCGTCCACGACCTCTGACCCTCAGCCCCGGGACGGTGGAAAGGTGGAGGATGGAGCTGAAAGAGAAGGGCTTCATCTGCTGCCCTAACACC GGCTGTGAGGCTGTCTACACGAGTGCGGCCGGCCTGAAGGCCCACCTGGCAGGCTGCGAGAAG GGAGGTGGCTCCGCAGGGAAGTACACCTGCTTGCTGTGCCAGAAGGAGTTCGGTTCAGAGAGCGGCGTAAAGTACCACATTGGGAAGACACACTCTCAG AACTGGTTCCGCAGCACTAACCACCCAGGCCCCAGCAGCGGGAGCAAAGGTTCGCAGAATGGCCTGAAGGGGGCGCCGGAGAGCAGCGCAACAGTGAAGAAGAGAGGCCGCAAGCCCAAGGAGCGACCACCAGATGGCAGTGACGAGTCGGAAGCCGGGGCCTGCTCAGTCAGAGACTGA